The Rhodopseudomonas palustris genome window below encodes:
- a CDS encoding SDR family oxidoreductase, with translation MQVAGKVVVVTGGGNGIGQALCEAFAKAGAAKVVVADLDSARAEAVAAAIGGAAFKCDVAVESDIKHVIDETERRFGPIALFCSNAGIGGGFDPLSENAGGSSDEPFMKSWMIHVMAHVYAARHLIPLYKARGGGYFLNTISAAGLLSQVGSPAYSATKHGAVGFAENLAISHKAHNIKVSILCPQGVDTNMLRGIPKGPQSADGDLSPEQVAQDVIEGLAQESFLILPHKQVVDYMRKKTENYDRWIGGMAKIQAKLREAFGAKA, from the coding sequence ATGCAAGTTGCGGGCAAGGTCGTCGTCGTCACAGGCGGCGGCAATGGTATCGGTCAGGCGCTGTGCGAGGCGTTTGCCAAAGCGGGCGCCGCCAAGGTCGTGGTCGCCGATCTCGATTCCGCCCGCGCCGAGGCGGTCGCCGCGGCGATCGGCGGCGCGGCGTTCAAATGCGACGTCGCGGTCGAATCCGACATCAAGCACGTGATCGACGAGACCGAACGGCGCTTCGGCCCGATCGCGCTGTTCTGTTCCAATGCCGGCATCGGCGGCGGCTTCGATCCGCTGTCGGAGAATGCCGGCGGCTCGTCCGACGAGCCGTTCATGAAGAGCTGGATGATCCACGTGATGGCGCATGTCTATGCCGCGCGGCATCTGATCCCGCTCTACAAGGCGCGCGGCGGCGGCTATTTCCTCAATACGATCTCCGCGGCGGGCCTGCTGTCGCAGGTCGGCAGCCCGGCCTATTCGGCGACCAAGCACGGCGCGGTGGGCTTCGCCGAAAATCTGGCGATCTCCCACAAGGCGCACAACATCAAGGTCTCGATCCTGTGCCCGCAGGGCGTCGACACCAACATGCTGCGCGGAATCCCCAAAGGCCCGCAATCCGCCGACGGCGACCTTTCGCCCGAGCAGGTCGCGCAGGACGTGATCGAGGGCCTCGCGCAGGAGAGCTTCCTGATCCTGCCGCACAAGCAGGTGGTCGACTACATGCGCAAGAAGACCGAGAACTACGATCGCTGGATCGGCGGCATGGCCAAGATCCAGGCCAAATTGCGCGAGGCGTTCGGCGCGAAGGCGTAG
- the mdlC gene encoding benzoylformate decarboxylase, which produces MPKKPKPHAATTTVKSATLDLLRAFKIDKVFGNPGSTELPFLSDWPDDIDYVLALQEASAVAMADGYAQATRNAGFVNLHSAAGVGNALGNIYTAFKNQTPLVITAGQQARSLLPLQAFLGAERASEFPRPYVKYSVEPARAEDVPAAIARAYYVAMQPPCGPTFVSVPIDDWARPAAPVPPRSVTREIGPERAAMQALADALSSAKKPALVVGPAVDRAAAVELMVQVAEKAKSPVFVSPFSARCSFPERHPLFAGFLHASPGQLSETLVPHDVVVVIGAPVFTFHVEGHAAIFDGGAALFQITDDAEAASVTPLGTSIVATMTPALSLLLELLPETQRAAPPARALPPTPQAAAPMPAEYLLDALGRAMPDDAMLVEEAPSHRPAMQKFMPMRGQDSFATMASGGLGWSLPASVGFARAHPERRTVCLIGDGSAMYSIQALWTAAQRRLPLTVVVLNNGGYGAMRSFSQVMQVRDVPGLELPGIDYVQLAQSLGCAAERVTRCEDVAPVLSRALAHDGVFVVEAMLDSVVPLLYAKNG; this is translated from the coding sequence TTGCCGAAGAAGCCGAAGCCGCACGCTGCGACGACGACCGTCAAATCCGCCACGCTCGATCTGCTCCGCGCGTTCAAGATAGACAAGGTGTTCGGCAATCCCGGCTCGACCGAGCTGCCGTTCCTCAGCGACTGGCCGGACGACATCGACTACGTGCTGGCGCTCCAGGAGGCGAGCGCGGTGGCGATGGCTGACGGCTATGCGCAGGCGACGCGCAATGCCGGCTTCGTCAATCTGCATTCGGCCGCCGGCGTCGGCAACGCGCTCGGCAACATCTACACCGCGTTCAAGAACCAGACGCCGCTGGTGATCACCGCCGGCCAGCAGGCGCGCAGCCTACTTCCGTTGCAGGCATTTCTCGGCGCCGAGCGCGCCTCCGAATTTCCGCGGCCCTATGTGAAATACAGCGTCGAGCCGGCGCGCGCCGAGGATGTGCCGGCGGCGATCGCGCGCGCCTACTATGTGGCGATGCAGCCGCCATGCGGCCCGACCTTCGTGTCGGTGCCGATCGACGATTGGGCGCGGCCGGCGGCGCCGGTGCCGCCGCGCAGCGTGACGCGCGAGATCGGCCCGGAGCGCGCGGCGATGCAGGCGCTGGCGGATGCGCTTTCGTCGGCGAAGAAGCCAGCGCTGGTGGTCGGGCCGGCGGTCGATCGCGCTGCGGCGGTGGAGCTGATGGTGCAAGTCGCCGAGAAGGCCAAGTCGCCGGTGTTCGTCAGTCCGTTTTCGGCGCGCTGCAGTTTCCCGGAGCGGCATCCGCTGTTCGCCGGCTTCCTGCACGCCTCGCCAGGGCAGCTCTCCGAAACTCTCGTTCCCCACGACGTCGTGGTGGTGATCGGCGCGCCGGTGTTCACCTTCCATGTCGAGGGCCATGCGGCGATCTTCGACGGCGGCGCGGCGTTGTTCCAGATCACCGATGATGCCGAGGCCGCGTCGGTGACGCCGCTCGGCACCAGCATCGTCGCAACCATGACGCCGGCGTTATCGCTGCTGCTGGAATTGTTACCAGAGACGCAGCGTGCCGCACCGCCGGCGCGCGCACTTCCACCCACGCCGCAAGCTGCCGCGCCGATGCCCGCAGAGTATCTACTCGATGCGCTGGGCAGAGCGATGCCGGACGATGCGATGCTGGTCGAGGAAGCGCCGTCGCATCGGCCGGCGATGCAGAAATTCATGCCGATGCGCGGCCAGGACAGTTTCGCCACGATGGCGAGCGGCGGACTCGGCTGGTCGCTGCCGGCCTCGGTCGGCTTCGCGCGGGCGCATCCGGAGCGCCGCACCGTGTGCCTGATCGGCGACGGCTCGGCGATGTATTCGATCCAGGCGCTGTGGACCGCGGCGCAGCGCCGGCTGCCGCTGACCGTGGTGGTGCTGAACAATGGCGGCTACGGCGCGATGCGCTCGTTCAGCCAGGTGATGCAGGTCCGCGACGTGCCGGGGCTGGAGCTGCCGGGGATCGACTACGTACAGCTCGCGCAGTCGCTCGGCTGCGCGGCGGAGCGCGTCACGCGCTGCGAGGACGTCGCGCCGGTGTTGTCGCGCGCGCTGGCGCATGACGGCGTGTTCGTGGTCGAGGCGATGCTGGATAGCGTGGTGCCGCTGCTCTACGCGAAGAACGGGTAG
- the trhA gene encoding PAQR family membrane homeostasis protein TrhA, with protein MTIFRMKQIDSHSRIDSRGSVHWNYDRAELIADGVVHVLGLVAGLIAVTALITLTGVFANTSKFVSVTVYAAGLLAMLGLSAAYNLWPVSPRKWLLRRFDHSAIYILIAATYTPIISQIKDQTFALALLAGVWSVALIGILLKLFKPGKFDKLSVGLYLAMGWSGLIAYEHVIETLPNLAMWFLAAGGALYTLGVIFHAWRRLRFQNAIWHSFVLIAAACHYVAVMDLVLAA; from the coding sequence ATGACGATCTTTCGGATGAAGCAAATCGATTCGCATTCCAGGATCGACTCCAGGGGATCGGTTCACTGGAACTACGATCGCGCTGAGTTGATTGCGGATGGCGTGGTCCACGTGCTGGGCCTCGTCGCCGGCCTGATCGCCGTGACCGCGCTGATCACGCTGACCGGAGTGTTCGCCAATACGTCCAAATTCGTCTCGGTCACGGTCTATGCAGCCGGTCTGCTGGCGATGCTGGGTTTGTCGGCGGCCTACAATCTGTGGCCGGTGTCCCCGCGCAAATGGCTGCTGCGGCGGTTCGACCATTCGGCGATCTACATCCTGATCGCCGCAACCTACACACCGATCATCAGCCAGATCAAGGACCAGACGTTCGCGCTGGCGCTGCTCGCCGGCGTGTGGAGCGTCGCCCTGATCGGCATCCTGCTGAAGCTGTTCAAGCCGGGCAAGTTCGACAAGCTTTCGGTCGGGCTGTATCTGGCGATGGGCTGGAGCGGGTTGATCGCCTATGAGCATGTGATCGAAACGCTGCCCAATCTGGCGATGTGGTTCCTCGCCGCCGGCGGCGCGCTGTATACGCTCGGCGTGATCTTCCACGCCTGGCGCCGGCTGCGATTCCAGAACGCGATCTGGCACAGCTTCGTGCTGATCGCCGCCGCCTGCCACTATGTGGCGGTGATGGACCTGGTGCTGGCCGCCTAA
- a CDS encoding TIGR01620 family protein: protein MTERVPPRRPATFKLTDPSVVLIDADDSGSTSRAAAQAGATASSSSSSASSSSSASAAPPPRARIQLAREAEPPIVAPKPPASVINPKKGFRWGALFWTAATGLVTLAFWLWISKLIEDLFAQSQMLGTVGMVLALLAAGSLAIIVGREAFGLIRLARIEQLHARAAKVLETDNRAEAQAIIRELLKFEHPNPQLARARATLEKHIGDIIDGADLIRLAERELMTPLDLEARVMISKAAQRVSLVTAISPKALIDVLFVAIVATRLIGQLARLYGGRPGALGMFKLMRQTISHLAVTGGIALSDSVMQSVLGHGLASRLSAKLGEGVVNGMLTARLGLAAIDLTRPLPFDALPRPVLGDLVKDLLKKREKEE, encoded by the coding sequence ATGACCGAGCGGGTGCCTCCCCGAAGGCCGGCGACCTTCAAGCTCACCGACCCGAGCGTCGTGCTGATCGATGCCGACGACAGCGGCAGCACCAGCCGCGCCGCCGCCCAGGCCGGCGCGACGGCGTCGTCGTCGTCGTCGTCAGCATCGTCCTCGTCGTCGGCATCAGCGGCGCCGCCGCCGCGGGCGCGGATCCAGCTCGCCAGGGAAGCCGAGCCGCCGATCGTCGCGCCGAAGCCGCCGGCCAGCGTCATCAATCCGAAGAAGGGTTTCCGCTGGGGCGCGCTGTTCTGGACGGCCGCGACCGGGCTGGTGACGCTGGCGTTCTGGCTGTGGATCAGCAAGCTGATCGAGGATCTGTTCGCGCAGAGCCAGATGCTCGGCACCGTCGGCATGGTGCTGGCGCTGCTCGCCGCCGGTTCGCTCGCGATCATCGTCGGCCGCGAGGCGTTCGGGCTGATCCGGCTGGCGCGGATCGAGCAGTTGCACGCCCGCGCCGCCAAAGTGCTGGAAACCGACAACCGCGCCGAGGCCCAGGCGATTATTCGCGAGCTCCTGAAATTCGAGCACCCCAATCCGCAGCTCGCCCGCGCCCGCGCCACGCTCGAAAAGCACATCGGTGACATCATCGACGGCGCCGACCTGATCCGGCTGGCCGAGCGCGAGCTGATGACGCCGCTCGACCTCGAGGCGCGGGTGATGATCTCGAAGGCGGCGCAGCGCGTCTCGCTGGTCACCGCGATCAGCCCGAAGGCGCTGATCGACGTGCTGTTCGTGGCGATCGTCGCCACAAGGCTGATCGGCCAGCTGGCGCGGCTGTATGGCGGCCGCCCCGGCGCGCTCGGCATGTTCAAGCTGATGCGGCAGACGATATCGCACCTCGCCGTCACCGGCGGCATCGCGCTCAGCGACAGCGTGATGCAATCCGTGCTCGGCCACGGCCTCGCCTCGCGGCTGTCGGCCAAGCTCGGCGAAGGCGTCGTCAACGGCATGCTGACCGCACGGCTCGGCCTCGCCGCGATCGACCTGACCCGCCCGCTGCCCTTCGACGCCCTGCCCCGCCCGGTGCTCGGCGATCTCGTCAAAGACCTGCTGAAGAAGCGCGAGAAAGAAGAGTAG
- a CDS encoding YcjX family protein: MAFRFSHLVEEAWLSARALKDYSETMFNPTIRLGVTGLSRAGKTVFITALVHGLSRGGRFPIFESMSTGRIAKARLAPQPDDAVPRFGYEAFLATLMEQRNWPSSTVDISELRLVIDYQRKNGAERTLTLDIVDYPGEWLLDLPLLTKSYEKWAAESLALSRQDPRRRVAVDWHAHLATLDPNGRENEQETLTAARLFTTYLRDCRNEQFAMSLLPPGRFLMPGNLAGSPALTFAPLDVPIDGTAPERSLWAMMRRRYEAYKDVVVRPFFRDHFARLDRQIVLADALSAFNAGPEALHDLEAALAGILDCFRVGRSTLLSSVFRPRIDRILFAATKADHLHHSSHDRLEAILRRLVERAMQRAEFAGAKVDVVALAAVRATREAQVQRGRDRLPSIVGTPIKGEMADGEVFDGETEVATFPGDLPTNLQGLFKGEDTFRGLAAGSHQDADFRFLRFRPPRLDTRDPEGPALPHIRLDRALQFLIGDKLQ; this comes from the coding sequence ATGGCCTTCCGTTTTTCCCATCTGGTCGAGGAAGCATGGCTGTCGGCGCGGGCGCTGAAAGACTACAGCGAAACCATGTTCAATCCGACCATCCGGCTCGGCGTCACCGGATTGTCACGGGCCGGCAAGACGGTGTTCATCACCGCGCTGGTGCACGGCCTGTCGCGCGGCGGACGGTTTCCGATCTTCGAATCGATGTCGACCGGGCGGATCGCCAAGGCCCGGCTGGCGCCGCAACCCGACGACGCGGTGCCGCGGTTCGGCTATGAAGCCTTCCTCGCCACGCTGATGGAGCAGCGCAACTGGCCGAGCTCGACGGTCGATATCAGCGAATTGCGACTGGTGATCGACTATCAGCGCAAGAACGGCGCCGAGCGGACGCTGACGCTGGATATCGTCGACTATCCCGGCGAATGGCTGCTCGACCTGCCGCTGCTGACCAAGAGCTACGAAAAATGGGCGGCGGAGAGCCTGGCGCTGTCGCGGCAGGACCCGCGCCGCCGCGTCGCGGTGGACTGGCACGCGCATCTGGCCACACTCGACCCGAATGGCCGCGAGAACGAGCAGGAGACGCTGACCGCGGCGCGGCTGTTCACCACCTATCTGCGCGACTGCCGCAACGAGCAGTTCGCGATGAGCCTGCTGCCGCCGGGCCGCTTCCTGATGCCAGGCAACCTCGCCGGCTCGCCCGCATTGACCTTCGCACCTCTGGACGTGCCGATCGACGGCACCGCGCCGGAACGTTCGCTGTGGGCGATGATGCGGCGGCGCTATGAGGCCTATAAGGACGTGGTGGTGCGGCCGTTCTTCCGCGATCACTTCGCCCGGCTCGACCGCCAGATCGTGCTGGCGGATGCGCTGTCGGCGTTCAACGCCGGCCCCGAGGCGCTGCACGATCTCGAAGCCGCACTGGCCGGCATCCTCGACTGTTTCCGGGTCGGGCGCTCGACGCTGCTCTCCAGCGTGTTCCGGCCGCGGATCGACCGCATCCTGTTCGCCGCCACCAAGGCCGACCATCTGCACCATTCGAGCCACGACCGGCTCGAGGCGATCCTGCGCAGGCTGGTCGAGCGGGCGATGCAGCGCGCCGAATTCGCCGGCGCCAAGGTCGACGTGGTGGCGCTGGCCGCCGTGCGCGCCACCCGCGAGGCGCAGGTGCAGCGCGGCCGCGACCGGCTGCCGTCGATCGTCGGCACCCCGATCAAGGGCGAGATGGCCGACGGCGAAGTGTTCGACGGCGAGACCGAGGTCGCGACCTTCCCGGGCGACCTGCCGACCAATCTGCAGGGGCTGTTCAAGGGCGAGGATACTTTCCGCGGCCTGGCGGCGGGATCGCATCAGGATGCCGATTTCCGCTTCCTGCGCTTCCGGCCGCCGCGGCTCGATACGCGCGATCCCGAGGGGCCGGCGTTGCCTCACATCCGCCTCGACCGCGCGCTCCAGTTCCTGATCGGAGACAAACTGCAATGA
- a CDS encoding glutamine synthetase beta-grasp domain-containing protein has product MTKYKLEYIWLDGYTPVPNLRGKTQIKEFEIYPTLEQLPLWGFDGSSTMQAEGRSSDCVLKPVAMFNDATRKNGILVMCEVMMPDGVTPHASNTRATILDDEGAWFGFEQEYFFYKDGRPLGFPEAGYPAPQGPYYTGVGFKNVGSIARKIVEEHLDLCLAAGINHEGINAEVAKGQWEFQVFGKGSKTAADQMWMARYLMLRLCESYGIDIEWHCKPLGDTDWNGSGMHANFSTKFMREVGGKDYFEALMGQFEKNLHDHIAVYGPDNHMRLTGKHETAPWNKFSYGVADRGASIRVPHSFVNNGYKGYLEDRRPNSMGDPYQIASQILKTISEVPTSKSAAAA; this is encoded by the coding sequence ATGACAAAGTACAAGCTCGAGTACATCTGGCTCGACGGCTACACGCCGGTGCCGAACCTGCGTGGCAAGACGCAGATCAAGGAATTCGAGATCTATCCGACGCTCGAGCAACTGCCGCTGTGGGGCTTCGATGGCTCCTCCACCATGCAGGCCGAGGGCCGCAGCTCGGATTGCGTGCTCAAGCCGGTCGCGATGTTCAACGACGCCACCCGCAAGAACGGCATTCTGGTGATGTGCGAAGTGATGATGCCCGACGGCGTCACCCCGCATGCCAGCAACACCCGCGCCACGATTCTGGACGATGAAGGCGCCTGGTTCGGTTTCGAGCAGGAATACTTCTTCTACAAGGACGGCCGTCCGCTCGGCTTCCCGGAGGCCGGCTATCCGGCGCCGCAGGGCCCGTATTACACCGGCGTCGGCTTCAAGAATGTCGGCAGCATCGCGCGCAAGATCGTCGAGGAGCATCTCGACCTCTGCCTCGCGGCCGGCATCAATCACGAAGGCATCAACGCCGAAGTGGCGAAGGGCCAGTGGGAATTCCAGGTCTTCGGCAAGGGCTCGAAGACCGCCGCCGACCAGATGTGGATGGCGCGCTATCTGATGCTGCGGCTGTGCGAGAGCTACGGCATCGACATCGAATGGCACTGCAAGCCGCTCGGCGATACCGACTGGAACGGCTCGGGCATGCACGCGAACTTCTCGACCAAGTTCATGCGTGAAGTCGGCGGCAAGGACTACTTCGAAGCGCTGATGGGCCAGTTCGAGAAGAATTTGCACGACCACATCGCCGTGTACGGTCCGGACAACCACATGCGCCTGACCGGCAAGCACGAGACCGCCCCGTGGAACAAGTTCTCCTACGGTGTGGCGGACCGCGGCGCCTCGATCCGCGTGCCGCATTCCTTCGTCAACAACGGCTACAAGGGCTATCTGGAAGACCGCCGCCCGAACTCCATGGGCGACCCCTACCAGATCGCGTCGCAGATCCTGAAGACGATTTCGGAAGTCCCCACCTCGAAATCCGCGGCCGCCGCCTGA